One window of Rhizobium leguminosarum genomic DNA carries:
- a CDS encoding DUF1127 domain-containing protein — protein sequence MAHTETHAGVHAPNRQLFKSRPNSAAIIIVALRAWRRTAARRKALANLTPDQLRDIGHPEIDRPVLEIEAGLMTKLMSMR from the coding sequence ATGGCTCACACGGAAACTCACGCTGGCGTCCACGCGCCGAACAGACAGTTGTTCAAGTCCAGGCCGAATAGTGCAGCAATCATCATCGTTGCCCTGAGGGCGTGGCGGCGGACTGCCGCGAGGCGGAAGGCACTGGCAAACTTGACGCCCGATCAACTGAGGGACATCGGTCACCCCGAAATCGATCGACCCGTGCTCGAAATTGAGGCCGGTCTGATGACGAAGTTGATGTCGATGCGGTAG
- a CDS encoding 2'-5' RNA ligase family protein has protein sequence MPYGISLKCLNETASPVFKLWDEAAAFEEAASMQALNYPPHLTLAVYDEFASDRLAAALERVFRRRSAVTVSFSGVGYFENEFLVFWARPIAGDALFQLHAVLDREIDPAYCHEHYRPGNWVPHCTIAAKVPKVKSKAAIDWADKNRTQFTVNFDAADCVQFPPVEILSEIGLASR, from the coding sequence ATGCCTTACGGGATCAGCCTCAAATGTCTGAACGAGACCGCATCGCCGGTTTTCAAACTCTGGGATGAAGCCGCGGCATTTGAAGAGGCGGCTTCAATGCAGGCTTTGAATTATCCTCCGCATCTCACCCTCGCAGTTTATGACGAGTTTGCTTCTGATCGGTTGGCCGCGGCGCTTGAACGCGTCTTCCGCAGGCGTTCGGCCGTCACCGTAAGCTTTTCGGGTGTCGGTTATTTCGAGAACGAGTTCCTCGTCTTTTGGGCGCGGCCGATCGCAGGCGACGCGCTTTTTCAGCTGCACGCAGTTCTCGATCGAGAGATCGACCCTGCCTATTGTCATGAGCACTATCGGCCCGGCAACTGGGTGCCTCACTGCACCATTGCCGCCAAGGTGCCGAAGGTGAAATCGAAGGCAGCGATCGATTGGGCCGACAAGAACCGGACGCAGTTCACGGTGAATTTCGATGCAGCGGATTGTGTCCAGTTTCCGCCCGTGGAGATATTGAGTGAGATCGGGTTGGCGTCGAGATGA
- a CDS encoding VOC family protein yields the protein MIDHITIAASDLEKSKVFYERAFDTLGYRRAFGKEGVFWAFDVGGSLFEIQHTDDKPPLTRLHVAFRVRSRAEVEAFYRAALEAGARDNGAPGPRPEYADNYYACFVLDPDGYNIEAMLNEPPLHE from the coding sequence ATGATCGATCATATCACCATTGCTGCCAGTGACCTCGAAAAGAGCAAGGTGTTCTATGAACGCGCCTTCGACACTCTTGGCTATCGCCGCGCCTTCGGGAAAGAAGGTGTATTCTGGGCCTTTGATGTCGGCGGCAGTCTGTTCGAAATCCAGCACACTGACGACAAGCCGCCGCTGACCCGTTTGCACGTTGCGTTCCGGGTCCGAAGCAGGGCGGAGGTCGAGGCGTTTTATCGCGCAGCACTCGAAGCCGGTGCAAGGGACAATGGTGCGCCCGGCCCGCGGCCGGAATATGCCGACAACTATTATGCCTGCTTCGTTCTCGATCCCGACGGATACAATATCGAGGCGATGCTCAATGAGCCGCCGCTGCACGAGTGA
- a CDS encoding cupin domain-containing protein: MSSFRSAVVSLPGKERVARTPFGARIVIHATAKETGGAFGMWETFTPPGHGPAPHTHTRETEVFRVIHGLYRFQCGDEEFDAPAGSVVVLPPHVRHSWRNISDEPGQMFGMVTPGGCEQMFIDIEASGADTAAKIAVIEARLGIINDMTLALGLKSP; the protein is encoded by the coding sequence ATGTCGAGTTTCAGGAGCGCCGTTGTTTCCTTGCCGGGCAAGGAGCGCGTGGCGAGGACACCCTTTGGCGCGAGGATCGTCATCCATGCCACGGCCAAAGAGACCGGCGGCGCGTTCGGGATGTGGGAAACCTTCACCCCGCCGGGTCATGGTCCGGCCCCGCACACGCATACGCGGGAGACGGAAGTCTTTCGGGTCATCCATGGGCTCTACCGATTTCAATGCGGTGACGAGGAGTTCGATGCACCCGCGGGAAGCGTCGTCGTTCTGCCGCCGCATGTCCGGCACAGCTGGCGAAACATAAGCGACGAACCCGGTCAGATGTTCGGCATGGTGACGCCGGGCGGCTGCGAGCAAATGTTCATCGATATCGAGGCATCCGGCGCCGATACGGCTGCGAAAATCGCGGTGATCGAAGCGCGATTGGGGATCATCAACGACATGACGCTGGCGCTCGGATTGAAGAGCCCATGA
- the blh gene encoding bifunctional sulfur transferase/dioxygenase Blh, with protein sequence MTSVRVNELISVAAQPDAAGFAAFAAAGFAGVINARPDGEEPGQPGNAAEKASAAAAGLAYSFVPVKGAEITEADIRAFQLAMTQAKGPVVAHCKSGTRALTLYALGEVLDGRMQPGDVEAFGQNLGFDLAGARRWLEKRAGQAAGVKAFFEPRTCSVQYVVADPATKRCAIIDPVLDFDEMSGATGTANADAILAHIDSEGLTVEWILDTHPHADHFSAAHYLKGKTGAPTAIGAHVTDVQVLWKEIYNWPALETDGSQWDRLFADGDTFEIGGLKARVMFSPGHTLASVTYVIGDAAFVHDTVFTPDSGTARTDFPGGSASALWHSIQAILSLPEETRLFSGHDYQPGSRHPRWESTIAAQKSGNPHISGIDEAGFVALRQARDRTLPKPKLMLHALQVNIRGGRLPEPEGNGRRYLKIPLDAL encoded by the coding sequence ATGACATCCGTGAGGGTCAATGAGCTGATATCGGTGGCGGCGCAGCCCGATGCCGCAGGCTTTGCCGCTTTTGCGGCAGCCGGCTTTGCCGGCGTCATCAATGCCCGGCCGGATGGCGAGGAGCCGGGGCAGCCCGGCAATGCGGCGGAAAAGGCGTCCGCCGCCGCCGCGGGGCTCGCCTACAGCTTTGTGCCGGTGAAAGGGGCCGAGATCACCGAGGCCGACATCCGCGCCTTCCAGCTGGCGATGACGCAAGCGAAGGGGCCGGTCGTCGCTCATTGCAAGAGCGGCACACGGGCGCTGACGCTCTATGCGCTGGGAGAGGTGCTCGACGGGCGGATGCAGCCCGGGGATGTCGAGGCCTTCGGTCAAAACCTCGGGTTCGATCTTGCCGGCGCGCGCCGCTGGCTGGAAAAACGGGCAGGGCAGGCGGCGGGTGTGAAGGCCTTCTTCGAGCCCCGCACCTGCAGTGTGCAATATGTAGTCGCCGACCCGGCGACAAAACGCTGTGCCATCATCGACCCGGTGCTCGATTTCGACGAGATGTCGGGCGCGACGGGAACGGCGAATGCCGACGCCATCCTCGCTCATATCGACAGCGAGGGGCTGACGGTCGAGTGGATCCTCGACACGCATCCGCATGCGGATCATTTCTCCGCCGCGCACTACCTCAAAGGAAAGACCGGCGCGCCGACGGCGATCGGCGCCCATGTCACCGACGTGCAGGTGCTCTGGAAGGAAATCTACAACTGGCCGGCACTCGAAACCGACGGCTCGCAATGGGACCGGCTGTTTGCCGATGGCGACACCTTCGAGATCGGCGGGCTTAAAGCCCGCGTGATGTTCTCGCCCGGCCACACGCTTGCCTCGGTGACCTATGTGATCGGCGACGCCGCCTTCGTGCACGACACCGTGTTCACACCGGATTCCGGCACGGCGCGCACGGATTTTCCCGGCGGCAGCGCGAGCGCCCTCTGGCACTCGATCCAGGCCATCCTGTCGCTGCCCGAGGAGACCCGGCTCTTTTCCGGCCACGACTATCAGCCTGGCAGCCGTCACCCGCGCTGGGAAAGCACGATAGCCGCCCAGAAAAGCGGTAATCCGCATATATCAGGCATCGACGAGGCCGGCTTCGTGGCGCTGCGCCAGGCGCGCGACCGTACGCTGCCGAAGCCGAAGCTGATGCTGCACGCGCTGCAGGTGAATATTCGGGGAGGCAGATTGCCGGAGCCGGAGGGAAATGGGCGGCGGTATCTGAAGATACCGCTGGATGCGTTGTAG
- a CDS encoding ABC transporter ATP-binding protein, whose amino-acid sequence MSLIIDAVSFAAGDTVIVNGVSLTLAKGKVLGLLGPNGSGKSSLLRLICRLRKVRSGVIRLGEDDIASLSRAALARRIAFVEQQSTTDTQLTVRDVVRLGRTPHRGLLSPWGAEDDAAVDEALLRVAMRDRAGQLWQTLSGGERQRVHIARSLAQAPSELLLDEPTNHLDIQHQLDILQLISKLGITCIVALHDLNLAAMFCDSLAVLQKGEVVASGAPEDVLTEDMIARVFGVRAHVQKSAVHGRHHIQYVID is encoded by the coding sequence ATGAGCCTTATCATCGACGCGGTGAGTTTCGCCGCCGGCGACACCGTCATCGTCAACGGCGTCAGCCTGACGTTGGCAAAGGGCAAGGTGCTCGGCCTGCTTGGGCCGAACGGCTCCGGCAAATCGAGCCTGCTGAGGCTGATCTGCCGGCTGCGCAAGGTCCGCAGCGGCGTCATCCGGCTGGGCGAAGACGATATCGCTTCTCTGTCGCGCGCAGCCCTTGCGCGGCGCATCGCCTTCGTCGAGCAGCAGTCGACGACCGATACGCAGCTGACGGTGCGCGACGTGGTGCGGCTCGGCCGCACGCCGCATCGCGGGCTGCTCTCGCCCTGGGGCGCGGAGGACGATGCCGCCGTCGACGAGGCCTTGTTGCGGGTAGCCATGCGCGACCGGGCGGGCCAGCTCTGGCAGACGCTGTCGGGCGGCGAGCGCCAGCGTGTCCATATTGCGCGCTCGCTGGCGCAGGCGCCGAGCGAGTTGCTGCTCGACGAACCGACCAATCATCTCGATATCCAGCACCAGCTCGACATTCTCCAGCTGATCTCGAAACTCGGAATCACCTGCATCGTCGCGCTGCACGATCTCAACCTGGCGGCGATGTTCTGCGACAGCCTGGCGGTGCTGCAAAAGGGCGAGGTCGTCGCCTCGGGCGCACCGGAGGATGTGCTGACGGAGGATATGATCGCCCGGGTTTTCGGCGTGCGCGCCCATGTCCAGAAATCGGCCGTGCATGGCCGGCATCATATCCAATACGTCATAGATTGA
- a CDS encoding MYG1 family protein has translation MIPDFLVTHSGGFHADELLSSVILTRLFPQARIVRSRASEWITPGKDRIIYDVGGVYDPDAGIFDHHQRGAPLRDDGQPYSSFGLIWKHYGRDYLAASGLPETHVEVVHGSFDAGFVLPIDLTDNGALSPSGPLAGLTLPTLLETLKPVFDEGDPEADDRAFHAALAIARGFVEARIAQSAAKLRAEAMVHRAIEAAGQGRVLELPRGMPFRPAIVKAGADHLLFVVHPREKDWCVTGIRRAEEGFELRADLPAAWAGLVNGELEAVCGIEGATFCHNGRFIAAARTREATLAMAELAVKEALSTGV, from the coding sequence ATGATCCCCGATTTCCTCGTCACCCATTCCGGTGGCTTCCATGCCGACGAACTGCTGTCGAGCGTTATCCTGACCCGGCTTTTCCCGCAGGCGCGCATCGTCCGCAGCCGGGCGTCGGAATGGATCACGCCGGGCAAAGACCGGATTATCTACGATGTCGGCGGCGTCTACGACCCGGATGCCGGGATATTCGACCACCACCAGCGCGGTGCGCCGTTGCGCGACGATGGCCAGCCCTACAGCTCATTCGGCTTGATCTGGAAGCATTACGGCCGTGATTATCTCGCAGCCTCCGGCCTTCCCGAAACACATGTCGAGGTGGTGCATGGCTCTTTCGATGCCGGCTTCGTGCTGCCGATCGATCTGACCGACAACGGTGCGCTCAGCCCCTCGGGACCGCTGGCGGGGCTGACGCTGCCGACGCTGCTGGAGACCCTGAAACCGGTTTTCGACGAAGGAGACCCCGAGGCCGACGATCGCGCCTTCCATGCGGCTCTTGCCATTGCCCGCGGTTTCGTCGAGGCGAGGATTGCCCAGAGTGCTGCAAAATTGCGGGCCGAGGCGATGGTGCATCGGGCAATCGAGGCTGCGGGGCAAGGGCGTGTTCTGGAATTGCCAAGAGGAATGCCCTTCCGTCCTGCCATCGTCAAGGCGGGCGCCGATCACCTGCTGTTCGTCGTCCACCCGCGCGAAAAAGATTGGTGCGTGACCGGCATCCGGCGTGCCGAGGAGGGCTTCGAGCTCAGGGCCGATCTGCCGGCAGCCTGGGCCGGTCTTGTCAACGGAGAGCTGGAGGCGGTTTGCGGCATAGAGGGTGCGACCTTCTGCCACAACGGCCGCTTCATCGCCGCCGCGAGAACCCGCGAGGCGACGCTTGCCATGGCCGAGTTGGCGGTCAAGGAAGCGCTTTCGACCGGGGTGTAA
- a CDS encoding c-type cytochrome, with amino-acid sequence MDYRVVLLIGAAVTALLSGNAGAQEGDATAGATVFKKCATCHVAESDTNKVGPSLNKLFGRKAGTHPDFAYSAGMKAAGEGGLVWDETVLRDYLHNPRAKVKGTKMAFVGLKDDQEITDLIAYLKQYSQ; translated from the coding sequence ATGGATTACCGTGTTGTTCTGCTGATTGGTGCAGCTGTGACTGCCCTTTTGTCCGGTAACGCCGGGGCGCAGGAGGGTGATGCGACGGCGGGCGCTACCGTTTTCAAAAAATGTGCGACCTGTCATGTCGCCGAGTCCGATACGAACAAGGTCGGTCCGTCGCTGAACAAGCTGTTCGGCAGGAAGGCGGGAACACATCCTGATTTCGCCTATTCGGCCGGCATGAAGGCGGCCGGCGAAGGCGGTCTCGTCTGGGACGAGACGGTGCTGCGTGACTATCTGCACAATCCGAGAGCGAAGGTGAAGGGCACGAAGATGGCGTTTGTCGGCCTGAAGGACGACCAGGAGATCACCGATCTGATCGCCTATCTCAAGCAATATTCCCAGTGA
- a CDS encoding cytochrome c oxidase subunit II — MAVVLILVLIVVGSVLFHVLSPWWWTPIASNWTYIDSTLVITFWITGIVFVAVISFMAYCVFRFRHKPGNRAHYEPENRRLELLLAGGTAVGVAAMLAPGLIVWNQFITVPADAASVEVVSQQWLWSFRLPGADGKLGRAETRDVTADNPLGLDKNDASGLDDVIIEGGELHLPIGKPVHILLRSVDVLHDFYVPEFRAKMDMIPGMITYFWLTPTRTGSFEILCAELCGVGHPQMRGTVVVDEEADYQTWLGQQQTFTQLTASSGEPPPAN, encoded by the coding sequence ATGGCTGTCGTGCTGATCCTCGTCCTGATTGTCGTCGGCTCCGTGCTGTTCCATGTGCTGAGCCCGTGGTGGTGGACGCCGATCGCGTCCAACTGGACCTATATCGACAGTACCCTCGTCATCACCTTCTGGATCACCGGCATCGTTTTCGTGGCGGTGATTTCGTTCATGGCCTACTGTGTGTTCCGCTTCCGCCACAAGCCTGGCAACCGGGCGCACTATGAGCCCGAGAACCGCCGGCTGGAATTGCTGCTGGCAGGGGGAACGGCGGTCGGCGTTGCGGCGATGCTGGCGCCCGGCCTCATCGTGTGGAACCAGTTCATCACGGTGCCCGCCGATGCCGCATCGGTCGAGGTCGTCAGCCAGCAGTGGCTGTGGAGCTTCCGCCTGCCGGGCGCGGACGGAAAGCTTGGCCGTGCGGAGACGCGCGACGTCACTGCTGACAATCCGCTCGGCCTCGACAAGAACGACGCAAGCGGCCTCGACGACGTCATCATCGAAGGCGGCGAGCTGCATCTGCCGATCGGCAAGCCGGTGCACATATTGCTGCGCTCCGTCGATGTGCTTCACGATTTCTACGTGCCCGAATTCCGCGCCAAGATGGACATGATCCCCGGCATGATCACCTATTTCTGGCTCACGCCGACGCGGACGGGAAGCTTCGAGATCCTCTGTGCCGAACTCTGCGGCGTCGGCCATCCGCAAATGCGCGGCACCGTCGTCGTCGACGAGGAAGCGGACTACCAGACCTGGCTCGGGCAGCAGCAGACGTTCACCCAGCTTACGGCGTCATCGGGAGAGCCGCCGCCGGCAAACTGA
- the ctaD gene encoding cytochrome c oxidase subunit I, with translation MVEIPSGSAGAIPSAEVEDVELYHPRSWWTKYVFSQDAKIIAVQYSITAISIGLVALVLSWLMRLQLAFPGYFAFIDADHYYQFITMHGMIMVIYLLTALFLGGFGNYLIPLMVGARDMVFPYANMLSYWIYLLAVLILVAGFFAPGGPTGAGWTLYPPQSVLSGTPGGKDWGILLMLSSLIVFIIGFTMGGLNYVVTVLQGRARGMTLMRMPLTVWGIFTATVMALLAFPALFVACVMMLFDRVLGTSFFMPAIVEMGTQLQHGGGSPILFQHLFWFFGHPEVYIVALPAFGIVSDLISTHARKNIFGYRMMVWAIVIIGALSFVVWAHHMYVSGMNPAFGFFFATTTLIIAVPTAIKVYNWVLTLWRGDIHLTLPMLFALAFIVTFVNGGLTGLFLGNVVVDVPLSDTMFVVAHFHMVMGVAPILVIFGAIYHWYPKVTGRMLNDMLGQIHFWITFLGTYAIFFPMHYLGLLGVPRRYYELGETAFIPPSAHTLNIFITVMALIVGAGQMVFLFNLVWSLFRGREAGGNPWRATTLEWQTPQTPPAHGNWGRDLPVVYRWAYDYSVPGAAEDFIPQNVPASDGVTREVPA, from the coding sequence ATGGTCGAGATTCCGTCCGGAAGCGCAGGCGCCATCCCCTCCGCCGAAGTCGAGGATGTCGAGCTTTATCATCCGAGAAGCTGGTGGACGAAATATGTGTTCAGCCAGGATGCCAAGATCATCGCCGTGCAATATTCGATCACCGCCATCTCGATCGGCCTGGTGGCGTTGGTACTCTCCTGGCTGATGCGGCTGCAGCTTGCTTTCCCCGGCTATTTCGCCTTCATCGACGCCGATCACTATTACCAGTTCATCACCATGCACGGCATGATCATGGTGATCTATCTGCTGACCGCGCTCTTCCTCGGCGGCTTCGGCAACTACCTCATTCCGCTGATGGTCGGCGCGCGCGACATGGTATTCCCCTACGCGAACATGCTCAGCTACTGGATCTATCTGCTCGCGGTGCTGATCCTGGTTGCGGGCTTTTTCGCCCCCGGCGGCCCGACCGGGGCTGGATGGACGCTTTATCCGCCGCAATCCGTTCTCTCCGGCACGCCCGGCGGCAAGGACTGGGGCATCCTGCTGATGCTCTCCTCGCTGATCGTCTTCATCATCGGCTTCACCATGGGCGGCCTGAATTATGTGGTGACCGTGCTGCAGGGGCGGGCGCGCGGCATGACGCTGATGCGGATGCCGCTCACCGTCTGGGGCATCTTCACCGCCACCGTGATGGCGCTCTTGGCCTTTCCCGCGCTCTTCGTCGCCTGCGTCATGATGCTGTTCGACCGCGTGCTCGGCACCAGCTTCTTCATGCCCGCCATCGTCGAAATGGGCACGCAGCTGCAGCATGGCGGCGGCAGCCCGATCCTGTTCCAGCACCTGTTCTGGTTCTTCGGGCACCCGGAGGTCTATATCGTCGCACTGCCTGCCTTCGGCATCGTGTCGGACCTGATCAGCACCCATGCGCGCAAGAACATCTTCGGCTATCGCATGATGGTCTGGGCGATCGTCATCATCGGCGCGCTCAGCTTCGTCGTCTGGGCGCACCACATGTATGTCAGCGGCATGAACCCGGCCTTCGGCTTCTTCTTCGCCACCACGACGCTGATCATCGCCGTCCCGACGGCGATCAAGGTCTATAACTGGGTGCTGACGCTGTGGCGCGGCGACATCCACCTGACGCTGCCGATGCTCTTTGCGCTCGCCTTCATCGTCACCTTCGTCAATGGCGGCCTGACTGGGCTGTTCCTCGGCAACGTCGTCGTCGACGTGCCGCTGTCGGATACGATGTTCGTCGTCGCGCATTTCCACATGGTCATGGGTGTGGCGCCGATCCTCGTCATTTTCGGGGCGATCTATCACTGGTATCCGAAGGTGACGGGACGCATGCTGAACGACATGCTCGGCCAGATCCACTTCTGGATCACCTTCCTCGGCACTTATGCGATCTTCTTTCCGATGCATTATCTCGGCCTGCTCGGCGTGCCGCGCCGCTACTACGAGCTCGGAGAGACGGCCTTCATTCCGCCTTCGGCCCATACGCTGAACATCTTCATCACGGTCATGGCGCTGATCGTCGGGGCCGGGCAGATGGTCTTCCTTTTCAATCTGGTCTGGAGCCTTTTCCGGGGCCGGGAGGCCGGCGGCAATCCATGGCGGGCGACGACGCTCGAATGGCAGACGCCGCAGACGCCGCCGGCGCATGGCAACTGGGGCAGGGACCTGCCCGTCGTCTACCGCTGGGCCTATGATTACAGCGTGCCGGGGGCGGCCGAGGATTTCATTCCGCAGAATGTGCCGGCAAGCGATGGCGTCACCCGGGAGGTTCCGGCGTGA
- a CDS encoding cytochrome c oxidase subunit 3 — protein sequence MNVILLFLAAVGAIIFWWLSRQRLTSKPWLETGSVQLPDHHSADRQPVPAVKIGLFVFLGVVGALFSLAVSAYFMRMASADWWGMPFPRLLWVNTAALALSSAALQWAKREARHGRMEALRPALVTGLALAVFFLVGQIQAWRELTAAGYVLADNPANSFFYMLTGLHGLHILGGLAVLSHTTVRAFSTDVAPDRLRLSVDLSAIYSHFMLAVWLLLFALFAGWANDFVDLCRTLLK from the coding sequence GTGAACGTCATCCTGCTCTTCCTTGCCGCAGTCGGCGCCATCATCTTCTGGTGGCTTTCCAGGCAGCGGCTGACCTCGAAGCCCTGGCTGGAAACCGGGTCGGTGCAGCTGCCGGATCATCATAGCGCCGACCGGCAACCCGTGCCGGCGGTGAAAATCGGCCTGTTCGTGTTTCTCGGCGTCGTCGGCGCGCTCTTCAGCCTTGCTGTCAGCGCCTATTTCATGCGCATGGCGTCGGCGGACTGGTGGGGGATGCCGTTTCCGCGCCTCCTCTGGGTGAACACAGCAGCACTTGCCTTGAGCAGCGCCGCGCTGCAATGGGCCAAACGAGAAGCGCGACACGGCCGCATGGAAGCCCTGCGGCCGGCGCTTGTGACGGGACTTGCGCTTGCGGTCTTCTTCCTCGTCGGACAAATCCAGGCTTGGCGGGAACTGACGGCAGCCGGCTATGTGCTGGCCGACAATCCCGCCAACAGCTTCTTCTACATGCTGACCGGTCTGCACGGATTGCATATCCTCGGTGGGCTTGCCGTGCTCTCGCACACGACCGTCAGGGCATTCTCAACCGACGTCGCGCCGGACAGGCTACGCCTCAGCGTCGATCTTTCCGCCATCTATTCGCATTTCATGCTCGCCGTCTGGCTCTTGCTTTTCGCGCTTTTTGCCGGGTGGGCGAACGATTTCGTCGATCTCTGTCGCACATTGCTGAAATAG
- a CDS encoding heme-copper oxidase subunit III family protein, with the protein MAQTIETHGEPDLRPVGLRGIAADFSSDQRAFKTASWGKAMMWIFLLSDTFVFGCFLIAYMTARISTPVAWPNPSEVFALHIGGEDVPLILIAIMTFVLISSSGTMAMAVNFGYRRDRHKTAMLMLLTALLGACFVGMQAFEWTKLITEGVRPWENPWGAAQFGSTFFMITGFHGTHVTIGVIFLLIVARKVWRGDFDEERRGFFTSRRGRYEAVEIMGLYWHFVDLVWVFIFAFFYLW; encoded by the coding sequence ATGGCACAGACTATCGAGACGCACGGCGAGCCGGATCTCAGGCCGGTCGGTCTGCGCGGTATCGCCGCCGATTTCAGCTCGGATCAGCGCGCCTTCAAGACCGCGTCCTGGGGCAAGGCGATGATGTGGATCTTTCTCCTTAGCGACACCTTCGTCTTCGGCTGTTTTCTGATCGCCTATATGACAGCCCGCATATCGACGCCCGTCGCATGGCCCAATCCGAGCGAGGTTTTCGCGCTCCATATCGGGGGCGAGGATGTTCCGCTGATTCTGATCGCAATCATGACCTTCGTGCTGATCTCAAGCAGCGGCACCATGGCGATGGCGGTCAATTTCGGCTATCGCCGCGACCGCCACAAGACGGCGATGCTGATGCTGCTGACCGCACTTCTCGGAGCATGTTTTGTCGGCATGCAGGCCTTCGAATGGACGAAGCTGATCACCGAAGGCGTGCGCCCCTGGGAGAACCCGTGGGGGGCAGCACAGTTCGGATCGACATTCTTCATGATCACCGGCTTTCACGGCACCCACGTGACGATCGGCGTCATCTTCCTCCTCATCGTCGCCCGCAAGGTCTGGCGGGGCGATTTCGACGAGGAGCGGCGCGGCTTCTTCACCAGCCGGAGAGGGCGCTACGAGGCCGTCGAGATCATGGGCCTCTACTGGCACTTCGTCGACCTGGTCTGGGTCTTCATCTTCGCGTTTTTTTATCTGTGGTGA
- a CDS encoding cytochrome C oxidase subunit IV family protein produces the protein MNETTAHAHIQTAHAQTPHSQAPGQQHPIRLYLFVWGLLFVLSACSYMVDYLGIQSYLRWTLILVFMMLKAGLIVAIFMHMAWERLALVYAILLPPVLVLVFVALMVSEADYTIFTRLAFFGAGP, from the coding sequence ATGAACGAGACAACGGCGCATGCACACATCCAAACGGCGCATGCACAAACACCGCATTCACAAGCCCCGGGACAGCAGCACCCGATCCGGCTCTATCTCTTCGTCTGGGGCCTGCTCTTCGTGCTCAGCGCCTGTTCCTACATGGTCGATTATCTCGGCATCCAGAGCTATCTCAGGTGGACGCTGATCCTTGTGTTCATGATGCTGAAGGCCGGGCTGATCGTCGCCATCTTCATGCACATGGCCTGGGAACGGCTGGCGCTGGTCTACGCCATTCTGCTGCCGCCGGTGCTGGTGCTGGTTTTCGTCGCGCTGATGGTATCGGAGGCGGACTATACGATCTTCACCCGGCTCGCCTTCTTTGGGGCTGGGCCGTAG
- a CDS encoding dienelactone hydrolase family protein: MMAEILLFHHAQGLTPGVRAFADEIRAAGHIVHTPDLFDGRIFHSIEEGLAHIGKIGFDAIRERGVRVADELPPELVYAGFSFGVLPAQKLAQTRRGARGALLFYSCLPISGEWAFGPWPNGVAVQIHGMDNDPIFVGEGDIDAAREIVAKVEDAELFLYPGDQHYFADSSLPSYDADATALLTTRVLEFLHRL, translated from the coding sequence ATTATGGCCGAGATTTTGCTGTTCCATCACGCACAAGGGCTGACCCCTGGAGTGCGCGCCTTCGCCGACGAGATCAGGGCAGCCGGCCACATCGTGCACACGCCTGATCTGTTCGACGGACGCATATTCCACAGCATCGAGGAGGGGCTTGCTCATATTGGCAAGATCGGATTCGACGCCATCAGGGAGCGCGGCGTCCGGGTCGCTGACGAACTGCCTCCCGAACTGGTCTATGCCGGGTTCTCCTTCGGTGTGCTGCCGGCGCAGAAGCTGGCACAAACACGGCGGGGCGCCCGCGGGGCCCTGCTTTTTTACTCCTGCCTGCCGATCAGCGGCGAATGGGCTTTTGGACCTTGGCCGAACGGCGTCGCGGTTCAGATCCATGGTATGGACAACGATCCGATCTTTGTCGGCGAGGGTGACATCGACGCCGCCCGCGAGATCGTGGCGAAGGTCGAGGACGCAGAGCTTTTCCTCTATCCCGGCGATCAGCACTATTTCGCCGACAGTTCGCTGCCGTCCTATGACGCGGATGCGACCGCGCTCCTCACCACCCGTGTACTTGAGTTCCTGCATCGCCTCTGA